The DNA sequence CTTGCCGATCATGGCCAACAGCAGATTGCGCAGCGCAATCCTGTCCATCGCGTCCGTTTCCCCTTTTGCGATGCCCGTTTCCACGAAGTCGACAATAACTTGGTCGATCGCATACGCTGTCTCATTTATCGTCATGCCCACCGCTCCTTATAACCGTTTTGCGCCATCGCTGATTTCGGCGATGTAGAATTCTGCCGGATAACCGATCGCTGCTTCATAGGTTTTACCGACATTTTCGATAAAGGCCGGAATCGCATCTTTTTCGACGATGGCGATCGCGCAGCCACCGAATCCCGCTCCGGTCATGCGCGCTCCCAAGACACCTGGTTGATCCCAAGCGGCTTGAACCAAGGTGTCCAATTCGATGCCGGTCACTTCATAGTCGTCCCGCAAAGAAATATGCGACTGGTTCATCAACTGGCCGAATGCTTCTAATTCGCCCGCCTGCAAGGCCGCTTTGGCTTTCAATGTACGCTGGTTCTCCGTTACGGCATGGCGCGCGCGGCGGTACAAGACATCGCTCTCCAGAACTGCTTTCGCATTTTCGAAGGTTTCTTCATCGAGTTCGCCCAGGCTGCCGACCGATACGACCGTCTGCAGCTTTGCCAAGGCTTCTTCGCATTCGCTGCGGCGTTCGTTGTACTTGGAGTCGACCAATTCGCGACGTTTTTTCGTATTCATGATGACGATTGCATGATTGCCCAATTCTACAGGTACCAATTCATATTCCAGCGTATTGCAGTCCAGCAAAATCGCTTTGTTTTCCTCGCCCATGCCGACAGCGAACTGATCCATGATGCCGCTGTTCACGCCGATGAACTCGTTCTCCACGCGCTTGCCGGTTTTGATGAGGTCCAAACGATCCACGTTCAAATCGAACAGATTATCCAAAACGACACCCATCAGCAGTTCAAGGGATGCGGATGAGGACAGACCCGATCCGTTCGGGATATTTCCGAAGATGACCATATCCATGCCTTCCGAGATGGTGTGACCGGCTTCCTTCAGATAGCGCAGCATGCCTTTCGGGTAGTTCGCCCAGCTGTCCGCTTTTTTGTGATCAAGATCGGCCAGGTCGAAGCTGATGACGCCGGCTTCCGGGAAATTTTCCGAGTAGAGACGGACTTGCTTGAGATTATTTTTTGCCGCGATAGCATATGTTCCCAGTGTGATGGCGCAAGGAAAAACATTTCCGCCGTTGTAGTCTGTGTGCTCGCCGATCAGATTGATCCGTCCCGGTGCGAAAAATGCTGTGTAATCCCCTTTGCCGAATAGTTCCTCAAATTTTTGCTTCAACCCTGTCAATTCCATCTTCATCCGCTCCTTTTTGTTTTTTGATAAATGTTTACTTATTATTTTTACTAAATATTAACTAAATGAATTATAACCCCACAACAAAGAAGTGTCAAGTGGTTTTGGAGCGCTTTCATTTTTAGGCGCTCGATCTTAAAGAGCTGTTGCGAATCTGTTCAGGAGCACATTAGTTACTCCGAATTTAAGAAACCATGAATAACTACCGGTTATCCATGGTTTTGGCATCGCGGCACACCAAAAAGATGGATATAAAATTTTTATTCATCTTTTTGGCTCCCGCACGGACCATAAACATGAATATCGAATCTTTATCCATCTTTCCGAAACCACTACGAACAAAAAAGATGGATAACAGCAAAGTATCCATCTTTTCCACATTAACAAACCCAACACCAAAAATTAAAGCCGCCCCGCAAAATGGAGGCGGCCAATTCATCTTATTGCAAGCCCATGTAGGTGTTGTAGAAACTCACGAACAACAGCAACAGAACCAGCACCTGGAAAATAACAGAGACATTTTTGTTCGACAATTTTTGATTCAGAGCGGTCCCAACATATCCGCCGGCCACTGACGCGACTCCAGCGACGATCATGAAGGTCAAGGAATAGTTCCCCAGTTCACCCGCCAGCACGACGCTTCCCAACTTCGAAATCTGCGAAAAGAAAACAGTCGCAATCGAATAGCTGATCGCTTCCTTGATCGTGAAGGAGAACAACAATACCATCAACGTCACATTCAGCGGGCCCCCGCCGATGCCGAGAAAGACAGAGAACCCACCCAAAAACAAGCCGACCGCAAAAATCAACAATGGCTGTTTCACGTGGTAGTGCCGGATTTTGTCCTTCCTTCTTTCGTAATACAGGATCAATATGAGCGTGATAGCCAATAAGACTGCTTGGATCGCCTTCACGTAGCCTTCTTTGGTGCTGTTGATCAGCGTCATGAAAGCCGTTTGACCTAAATATCCCCCCACAAGCGATCCGATGGAGACGAGCGAAACGATTTTGATGTCGAACGGGAATCCGTTGCGGTAAAGTTTTCCGATTGTCACGATCCCCATGATGAAGATGGCTACCGATGCGTAGAAACCGATTTCGACCGCGTTGTGATACCCGATGACATCCAACAATTGTTTGATGATTACGCCCCCGCCCAAACCGGCCAAGGCTCCCGTCACTGAAGCGATGAACATAACCACCGCATATAATAAATAGATCATTTCCCCACACTCCTCAATAGAGGCTGGAGCATCCGCCCCAACCCCTTAAGTCTTTATGCTTCTTTCCAATCCAAGTCTTCGCCATTGGTCGCAATCACTTGTTTGTACCACGCGAAGGAATCTTTTTTGATCCGCTGCCGGCTGCCGTTGCCTTCATCGTCCAGATCGACATAAATGAAGCCGTAGCGCTTGCTCATTTCCCCCGTGCTGGCTGAAATCAGATCAATCGGTCCCCAGGAAGTGTAGCCCATAACCGGCACCCCATCCAGGTCGATGGCTTTTTCCATTTCGATGATGTGCTGGCGGATATAATCGATGCGATAATCATCGTGGATTTTCCCATCAACGATCGTATCGGCGGCGCCCAGCCCGTTTTCGACGATCATGAGCGGCAGCTGGTAACGGTCATACAAGTAGTTCAAGGCATAGCGCAAGCCTTTCGGGTCGATGCCCCAACCCCATTCGGACCGTTCGACATGCGGATTTTTGTAGCCGGTATCCAGTCCGTTCAAGCCCCGCAGGATCCCTTTCGTGTTCCTTCCGCACACATGAGTCATGTAGTAGCTGAAGGAAATGAAATCGACCGTGCCTTCCTTGAGGATCTCTGCGTCTCCCGGAAGCACCGGCAGTGTGATGTTCTGACGTTCTAGCTCCTTCAGCTTGTAGTTCGGGTAGTAGCCCCGGCACTGCACATCCGGATAGAACATCATCTTGTGCACGAAATCCTCGTTCCCTTGGATATCGTCTGGATGGCAACTGTTCGGATAGGAGAAGTGGCCGGCATACATCATGCCGATTTTGTTTTGCGGATCGATGGCGCGGCCGGCTTTCACGGCCAAAGCACTGGCGATGAACTGGTGATAGGCCGCTGTCATTTTGACCGCTTCGTCCGACGAAGTGATTCCGCCGGCATTCCATGGCATCGTCGACATCACGTTGATTTCATTGAAGGTCAACCAGTAGGTGACCCTGCCTTTGAAGTGTTCAAACAACGCTTCGGCATAGCGCAAGTAAAAATCGACCACCTTGCGGTTTTCCCATGAACCGTATTTCTGCAGTCCCATCGGATTCTCGAAGTGGGAAATGGTCACCAACGGTTCGATGCCGTTCTCCAGGCAAAGATCGATGAGCTTATCGTAAAAAGCCAAGCCCTTCGCATTCGGTTCCGTTTCGTCCCCCTGCGGGAAGATGCGGGACCAGGCGATCGAGAAGCGGTAGCACTTGAATCCCATATCGGCGAAAAGTGCGATGTCCTCTTCGAAACGGTGATAATGGTCGATGGCTTCATGCGTCGGATAGTAACGATCCGGTTCGATCACCGCAGTGATTTCCCGCTTCAAGGTCGGGCTGCCCGCCGTCATCATATCGGCTGTACTCAGGCCCTTGCCGTCCTCTAAGTACGCTCCTTCGATTTGGTTGGCGGCTGTTGCGCCGCCCCATAAAAAATTATCCGGAAATCCCATTTTTTGCACTCCATTCTTATTTTTTCAAAGTCAGAAACGCTGCTCCTGCTGCAACCATTCCACCTGTTTCCTGAACAAAATCAGGATATTCGGCCGCGTTCGTCACAACGATCGGCGTGGTGGTGTCATAGCCTGCTGCTTTGATTTCTTCTGCATCGAAGCTGAGCAGCAGCATCCCTTTCGTTACGTGTTGGTCTTTTGCGACATGGGCTTCGAAGTGTTTCCCTCCCAGTTCCACAGTGTCCATCCCGACGTGGATGAGGATTTCTGCGCCTGCATCCGTCCGCAGTCCGACGGCATGCTTCGTATCCAGCAGCACTGTTACGGTTGCGTCAGCCGGTGCATACACCTTGCCTTCGCTCGGGATGATTGCGGCACCCGAACCCATCATTCCGGAAGCGAACACTTCATCGGCAACGTCAGCCAGCTTGATTACAGTACCGGACAAAGGCGCTGTGATTGTTTCTTCACCGGGAAATGCAGGCGCAATTCCCGTTTCAACAGTCGGCACTTCTTCCTCAAGTCCCCAAGTATATTGGATCGCGAAGGAGAGTACAAAAGCGATCACACATCCTATCACTGCATAGTAAAAGTTAGCCAGCCCTTCCGGCCCGATGAAGGCCGGCAGCGCCAAAAGTCCGGGCCCCACTTGTGCGTATCTGCGCACCCCGAAAATACCGATGAACAGACCAGCTGCTCCGCCGCCGATCATTGCAGAAATCAGTGGACGTTTGTAGCGCAGATTGATCCCGTACAAAGCTGGCTCCGTGATGCCGAGCACAGCCGTCAACCATACCGAGGAAGCCAAGCGTTTGACATCGGCATCCTTTGCTTTGAAAGCCACAGCCAGAGAGGCGCCGCCCTGAGCGATATTCGAAACAGTCATCCCTGGTCCGGCAACGGTGTCATAGCCGGAAGATGCCAACATATTGATCCCGATCGGAATCAATCCGTAGTGCATGCCCGTCATGACCATCAATGGTGTGAAGGCTCCAACCAGCATCGGAACAAGCCAGCTTGCATAGGTGTCCAAGTATGCGATCAGGATTCCGACACCTTCACCCAGATAGTTCCCCAACGGTCCCAATACTATTAAAGTGGCCAATCCCACAATCAGCATCGTGAACAACGGCGCCAACACCAATCGCAGACTCCTCGGAATCACCCGGTCCACAAAAGGTTCTACATAGGACATAAACCAGATTGCCAGGATGATCGGGACGACCGAGTTCCCGTAAGTACTCAATCTGACCGGCATTCCGAATACAGCAATGCTGGTTCCGGCTTCCCTGGCGCCCGCCACCATTCCGGTGAAGTTCGGATGCAACAAAATCCCACCGATGGCCATGGCTAGATATGGAGTGACATTGAATTTGCGCGCAGCTGATGCAGCCAGGATAATCGGTAAGAAGTAGAAACCGGCATCGCCCATAAAGTTGAGGATCACATACGTCTGCGAGTCTGGAGCCACCAGTCCTGCCAACACAAGGATCGAAAGCAAAGCCTTCAGCATCCCGGCTCCTGCCAACACTGGAACAATCGGCACAAAAATACCCGAAATCGTATCCAGTACCTTTGCGATTACACTGCGGTTTTCTGCACCGGCTGATGTTGGCTGTACTCCATCAAAGTCCAGCTTTTCATTTTTCATGACTGCTTGATAGATGAACTTGACATCATTACCGACGACAACCTGATATTGACCGCCTTTTTGGATAACGCCGATGACCCCTTCCATCTTCTTCAATCCCTCAGTATCCGCTTTTGCCTCATCCGCCAGATTGAAACGCAGTCTTGTCACACAGTGCGTCAACCCTGTGATGTTATCTTTTCCGCCCACTTTTTCCACGATTGCTTTTGCCAATTGTGAATAATCCATTTTCGTTCCTCCTCCTGAATCTTCTTTACGGCAATATCGTAACGCTTTCAGTATCTTGGAACAATCATTTGAAAGCGTTTATGCACAGTGTTCCGGAAACAGCTGATTTAAGCCCTTTCCTTTTGGAATGGTGTTCCAAAAAAAGGACCCCCACAAAAAAACAGCTCCATCTTCCGGTTTTTTTCCCGGAAGATGGAGCTGTATCAGTTATTTGGATTCTTGCTCGTGCTCGCCGCCCGAAAGCAGCGGGTTGTAGGATTTTCTTCGTTTTTCGTACTCTTTGGTGTATTTGATTTTGTCCGCCAGATGCTTTTCGTAATTCCGGCTGAAGACATTTGCGTAAAGAACATCCAACAGGAAAAGGACGGATGGAAACAATGAGAAGTTGCCGATATTGTGCACAAGGCTCTCATGGGTGGAGAGGTACAATGTCACCGTCACTAGGTCGCTCAAACTGTTACCGCCGTAGGATGTCAACGCAATCGACTGCAACTTACGTTCCTTAAGCTTATGCGCAATCCGGATCAGCGTCTCGGTTTCACCGGAATAGGAAATGAGGAGGAAGACACTACCTGCCTTCGCGTAACAGGCTTGATAGAACATCAGATCCAGCCGATTATCGATGATCACATTTTTGCCGATCTTGACCATCTTTTCCTGGAAAGCCCGCGCCAAATCGGATGGCGCCCCTGCTGAACAGATGTAGATGTCATCAGCCTTCACCAATAAGCTTTCGGCTAGCGCCAGGGCATCATGGCCCAGCAATGAAAAAGTATCTTCGATGGTCTCGATGTACAGATTTTTCAGCTTACCGCTGATTTTCGTGTTCCGATCCTTCATGTCGAACGGATAATTGATGTCGATTTTCCCGAAGTCGGAGGAGAGATAATCCAATTCATGCAGATAGGCGGTCCTGAAATCAAGGAATCCTTCAAAGCCGATTTTTTGGCAGAGGCGAACAACCGAGGACGGAGAAACGAAAAGCAGTTGCGCGATTTGGCGCAGACTCTTTTCAGCCCACTCGTTGTCCTCATCGAGAAAATAATCGGCGATGACGGTATCCACTTTTGAAAAATCCTTTTGCTCTTTCAGACGTTCTGTGATCAGCATAAGCAACAGCTCCTTCATTCGGTGCGAATTTTACCGATTGCCCCAGATCATTTAGCGATGGACTGGTTTCGGCTTCTCTCCGATTATACAACATGCGGAGCCGCTGACCTAAAAAAGGACCCTACCGGGGCAAATCTAATCAAGCGATACTTTTCCGACTTTCAACAGGTGCACATCCTTCTCCATGCAGTAGAGCCTTATCAAAGTCGTTGCCAAAAAGCAGCTGTACAGTGCTACTTGACTTCCGGCCAAGCGGAGTACGACGATGTACAGGATAGCACCCAGTATGGATGCCATCGCATAGACTTCTTTGCGGAATATATAAGGAATTTCCCGGGCGAACACATCACGGATAAGCCCGCCACCGGTTCCGGTCAGGACCGCCAGAGTCACCACCACGAACCACTGTTGAAAGCCCATCCGCACCGCCACCTCCGCTCCGATTGCGGTGAATGCCCCAAGACCGATCGCATCAAAAAATTGCAGCATCTTCGCCAATTTGCTGATGTGCGTATAGAAAAGGATGACAAAGCCGGCGGAAAGCAGGCTGATGAGCGCATAGAGCGGATTTTCCAGCGATGCCGGCAAAGGACGATCAATCAGCAGATCCCTGACGATCCCACCGCCCACTGAAGTCGTGATCGCGAATATCCCGATCCCGTAATAATCAAGATCCTTCTCGATCGCGATCAATGCGCCCGATATCGCAAAGGCGATCGTTCCGATAATTTCCACAATTGAAATAAATTCCATCCTATTGTCCCCCCTGATGATAGTTTTCTGAAAATATTAGGTTTCGCAAAAAGTATAACGCAAAAGAATGCAGAGTCGCCATAAACTTTGCATCCTTTCTCATTCTATTTTTTGGTCTGTTTGCACAAACCTATTTATTCAGTAGCTTCCACTTGCGCAGCAGCTTTTGGAGCCGTCAGCAAAATCGAAGCCAAAGCAATCGTCCCAAAAGCGACATTCAGCAGCAACCCTGCCGAACCGGCCACTTCCATGTTGCCTTGCGCTCCCAAAATGTTGAAAAGGCTGGAGGAAAGTGCAACCCCGACTGCTCCGCCCAGAGAGCTAGCCATTTTGTAGATGCCGGACGCGCTGCCGACTTTATCCGCTGGCGCATTCGAAATCGCGGTATCAGTGGAAGGTGTGGCATAAATCCCCAAACCGAAGCCATACAAAGCATAGCCGACGAACACAAGCAGATTGTAGAAAATTCCCGGCACAAAAGTGAAAGCCATCAAAGCGATTCCGATAGTCGCAATAAAGGATCCGGTAACCATCGGCTTGCGGGATCCGAATTTTTGCAAGGCTTTTTCACCCAATCGGATGGAGCTCAATACGCAAACCAAGTACCCGATTGTCAGCAATCCGGATTGGAAAGAAGAGAAGCCGCGGCCCATTTGCACATACGTATTTGCGACCACCATCGTTCCTGCAGAAGCATTCAGCAAGAAGTTGGATAAAGTAGCGCCACTGTAGGCTTTATTCTTGAACAAGGAAAAATCGATGAAGCTGTTCACGTGTTTCTTTTCGATTGTTGCGAACAGGAAGACTGAACCAACCAGCATAGCGGCCAATCCAAGGATGATCGGGTTAGTCCATCCAATTGCAGCGCCTTGACCGACAATGATGTTGAATGCCAGCATAGCCAAAGCAAAAGTGATGAGACCGCCAAAATCGAAAGGTTTCTTTTCGCCGGTTGCTTCGAATTTGCATTCCGGTGTCCCCTTCAGCAAAAACATACCCAGTGCTGCAACAAAAATCGAAACCACGAAGATAGCTCTCCAACCGAAATAGGTAGCCACCAGTCCGCCAAAGAATGAGCAGATTCCGGAACCGCCCCATGAACCGATCGACCAGAAACTCAAGGCGCGCTGTCTTTCGGCGCCGTCAAAATAGGTCTTCATCAGAGCCAAAGTGGCAGGCATAATACAAGCCGCTGATAGACCTTGGATAACGCGTCCGATGATCAATAGCATTGCACCATTCGCAAATACTAAACATAATGAACCGATGATACTCAGAATCATACCGATGTTCGTCAATTTGACGCGGCCGTATTTATCCGCCAAGCCACCTGCGGCAACCATGAACATCCCCGAAAACAAAGAGGTCAAACTGATTGCGATGCTCAACACACCGGATGAGATTCCCAAATCCGCCTGGACCGCCGGCACGATATTCACCATCGCTTGAGCGAACAACCAGAATGTGACAACCCCCATCATAATCCCTGCAATTAATTTGTCATTGCCTT is a window from the uncultured Trichococcus sp. genome containing:
- a CDS encoding beta-glucoside-specific PTS transporter subunit IIABC; this encodes MDYSQLAKAIVEKVGGKDNITGLTHCVTRLRFNLADEAKADTEGLKKMEGVIGVIQKGGQYQVVVGNDVKFIYQAVMKNEKLDFDGVQPTSAGAENRSVIAKVLDTISGIFVPIVPVLAGAGMLKALLSILVLAGLVAPDSQTYVILNFMGDAGFYFLPIILAASAARKFNVTPYLAMAIGGILLHPNFTGMVAGAREAGTSIAVFGMPVRLSTYGNSVVPIILAIWFMSYVEPFVDRVIPRSLRLVLAPLFTMLIVGLATLIVLGPLGNYLGEGVGILIAYLDTYASWLVPMLVGAFTPLMVMTGMHYGLIPIGINMLASSGYDTVAGPGMTVSNIAQGGASLAVAFKAKDADVKRLASSVWLTAVLGITEPALYGINLRYKRPLISAMIGGGAAGLFIGIFGVRRYAQVGPGLLALPAFIGPEGLANFYYAVIGCVIAFVLSFAIQYTWGLEEEVPTVETGIAPAFPGEETITAPLSGTVIKLADVADEVFASGMMGSGAAIIPSEGKVYAPADATVTVLLDTKHAVGLRTDAGAEILIHVGMDTVELGGKHFEAHVAKDQHVTKGMLLLSFDAEEIKAAGYDTTTPIVVTNAAEYPDFVQETGGMVAAGAAFLTLKK
- a CDS encoding sulfite exporter TauE/SafE family protein, with amino-acid sequence MIYLLYAVVMFIASVTGALAGLGGGVIIKQLLDVIGYHNAVEIGFYASVAIFIMGIVTIGKLYRNGFPFDIKIVSLVSIGSLVGGYLGQTAFMTLINSTKEGYVKAIQAVLLAITLILILYYERRKDKIRHYHVKQPLLIFAVGLFLGGFSVFLGIGGGPLNVTLMVLLFSFTIKEAISYSIATVFFSQISKLGSVVLAGELGNYSLTFMIVAGVASVAGGYVGTALNQKLSNKNVSVIFQVLVLLLLFVSFYNTYMGLQ
- a CDS encoding glycoside hydrolase family 1 protein — encoded protein: MGFPDNFLWGGATAANQIEGAYLEDGKGLSTADMMTAGSPTLKREITAVIEPDRYYPTHEAIDHYHRFEEDIALFADMGFKCYRFSIAWSRIFPQGDETEPNAKGLAFYDKLIDLCLENGIEPLVTISHFENPMGLQKYGSWENRKVVDFYLRYAEALFEHFKGRVTYWLTFNEINVMSTMPWNAGGITSSDEAVKMTAAYHQFIASALAVKAGRAIDPQNKIGMMYAGHFSYPNSCHPDDIQGNEDFVHKMMFYPDVQCRGYYPNYKLKELERQNITLPVLPGDAEILKEGTVDFISFSYYMTHVCGRNTKGILRGLNGLDTGYKNPHVERSEWGWGIDPKGLRYALNYLYDRYQLPLMIVENGLGAADTIVDGKIHDDYRIDYIRQHIIEMEKAIDLDGVPVMGYTSWGPIDLISASTGEMSKRYGFIYVDLDDEGNGSRQRIKKDSFAWYKQVIATNGEDLDWKEA
- a CDS encoding galactokinase, which codes for MELTGLKQKFEELFGKGDYTAFFAPGRINLIGEHTDYNGGNVFPCAITLGTYAIAAKNNLKQVRLYSENFPEAGVISFDLADLDHKKADSWANYPKGMLRYLKEAGHTISEGMDMVIFGNIPNGSGLSSSASLELLMGVVLDNLFDLNVDRLDLIKTGKRVENEFIGVNSGIMDQFAVGMGEENKAILLDCNTLEYELVPVELGNHAIVIMNTKKRRELVDSKYNERRSECEEALAKLQTVVSVGSLGELDEETFENAKAVLESDVLYRRARHAVTENQRTLKAKAALQAGELEAFGQLMNQSHISLRDDYEVTGIELDTLVQAAWDQPGVLGARMTGAGFGGCAIAIVEKDAIPAFIENVGKTYEAAIGYPAEFYIAEISDGAKRL
- a CDS encoding MurR/RpiR family transcriptional regulator; the protein is MLITERLKEQKDFSKVDTVIADYFLDEDNEWAEKSLRQIAQLLFVSPSSVVRLCQKIGFEGFLDFRTAYLHELDYLSSDFGKIDINYPFDMKDRNTKISGKLKNLYIETIEDTFSLLGHDALALAESLLVKADDIYICSAGAPSDLARAFQEKMVKIGKNVIIDNRLDLMFYQACYAKAGSVFLLISYSGETETLIRIAHKLKERKLQSIALTSYGGNSLSDLVTVTLYLSTHESLVHNIGNFSLFPSVLFLLDVLYANVFSRNYEKHLADKIKYTKEYEKRRKSYNPLLSGGEHEQESK
- a CDS encoding MFS transporter, yielding MVETQYKGNDKLIAGIMMGVVTFWLFAQAMVNIVPAVQADLGISSGVLSIAISLTSLFSGMFMVAAGGLADKYGRVKLTNIGMILSIIGSLCLVFANGAMLLIIGRVIQGLSAACIMPATLALMKTYFDGAERQRALSFWSIGSWGGSGICSFFGGLVATYFGWRAIFVVSIFVAALGMFLLKGTPECKFEATGEKKPFDFGGLITFALAMLAFNIIVGQGAAIGWTNPIILGLAAMLVGSVFLFATIEKKHVNSFIDFSLFKNKAYSGATLSNFLLNASAGTMVVANTYVQMGRGFSSFQSGLLTIGYLVCVLSSIRLGEKALQKFGSRKPMVTGSFIATIGIALMAFTFVPGIFYNLLVFVGYALYGFGLGIYATPSTDTAISNAPADKVGSASGIYKMASSLGGAVGVALSSSLFNILGAQGNMEVAGSAGLLLNVAFGTIALASILLTAPKAAAQVEATE
- a CDS encoding trimeric intracellular cation channel family protein; amino-acid sequence: MEFISIVEIIGTIAFAISGALIAIEKDLDYYGIGIFAITTSVGGGIVRDLLIDRPLPASLENPLYALISLLSAGFVILFYTHISKLAKMLQFFDAIGLGAFTAIGAEVAVRMGFQQWFVVVTLAVLTGTGGGLIRDVFAREIPYIFRKEVYAMASILGAILYIVVLRLAGSQVALYSCFLATTLIRLYCMEKDVHLLKVGKVSLD